One stretch of Nocardia mangyaensis DNA includes these proteins:
- a CDS encoding ABC transporter permease, with translation MIRSGINRFRVLTLREIAAGPGRSAAVVLVIAVSAALLVAVIATYGSLTNSARQLTDSIAGDARIVVSGYTDTGFDAAVVPRIAALPGVSVAAPIVQQQREIDGTPVTILGVDVSILGLGSDLGQLAETGLGPNSPLLRLRDGVVAGAGLGVAQGERLRIGEHTVTVAIVAEEADSARVNGGRFIVAPLPLAQQLTDHKNRIDTVAVATEPDTDLVALRTEIVRAVDNRAVVSDTDIRSTQAENAVAISRDSTLLVAAISLVVAAFLVYNSMAMLVMQRRQKVATLRAMGARRSTVVADLVLESMVTGLFAAALGIPLGWLLSRRAIQEVPAFLVQSVSAQLVFSVPLLTYPIVVLACVATSMAATVGAARQVHRISPLEALQSAELAATETLRSRWTVLAAVTGVSLMATAFALAVLIRGPVVFLSVAVYTVGGILLGVAGMSRISTWSSAVARRFGVPGRLAAAAIERTPRRSWATAVTAGIAVALGIGVHGALADVIDSGSDSFVGLRATDVFVSSSPSSALPAGATLPEDLPDRVRAVPGVGTVGAGQWAYVTIGEQRVAVEGLGADNSGTTGALMNSDMLHQVRAGTGIAVSRQMASRERWEVGSRISIGTPSGPRSTTIIGIIDILSIDSGTIAMSIADLRGWFDRPGATYLSVGLAADADRSQVMRAIEQLTPDSVYVYSGEESYNAATHNIRQAGVLASGLQWMVALVATVALMNTFTLAVLQRRRELGVLRAMGATRRLVSRFILVEAFSVGVVGGVLGMVLGIMVQYLATLVSVETLGIAVRFTVAPSVLGFAAVGVLICLLGSVVPAARAARMNIVAAIWSE, from the coding sequence GTGATCAGATCGGGTATCAACCGATTCCGGGTCCTGACCCTGCGCGAGATCGCCGCCGGGCCCGGCCGTTCGGCGGCGGTGGTTCTGGTCATCGCGGTCTCGGCGGCGCTGCTCGTCGCGGTGATAGCGACCTACGGATCACTGACCAACTCGGCGCGACAGCTGACCGACAGCATCGCCGGTGATGCACGCATCGTGGTGAGCGGCTACACCGACACCGGTTTCGACGCGGCAGTCGTACCGCGCATCGCGGCACTGCCCGGCGTGAGCGTCGCGGCGCCGATCGTGCAGCAGCAGCGCGAGATCGACGGCACACCGGTCACGATCCTCGGGGTCGACGTGAGCATCCTGGGACTCGGCTCCGACCTGGGCCAACTGGCCGAGACCGGACTAGGCCCGAATTCGCCGCTGCTGAGGCTCCGTGACGGCGTAGTCGCGGGCGCTGGACTCGGTGTCGCGCAGGGTGAGCGGCTGCGGATCGGCGAGCACACCGTGACCGTCGCCATCGTCGCCGAGGAAGCCGACAGTGCCAGAGTGAACGGCGGCAGGTTCATCGTGGCGCCGCTACCGCTGGCACAGCAGCTCACCGACCACAAGAACCGCATCGATACCGTCGCCGTCGCGACAGAACCGGATACCGATCTGGTCGCCTTGCGGACCGAGATCGTCCGCGCGGTGGACAACCGAGCCGTAGTCTCCGACACCGACATCCGTAGTACCCAGGCCGAGAACGCGGTGGCGATCAGCCGCGACTCCACCCTGCTGGTGGCCGCGATCTCCCTTGTCGTCGCGGCGTTCCTGGTCTACAACTCGATGGCCATGCTCGTGATGCAGCGACGCCAGAAGGTGGCCACCCTGCGCGCGATGGGGGCGAGGCGCTCGACGGTCGTGGCTGACCTGGTTCTCGAGTCGATGGTCACCGGGCTGTTCGCCGCGGCGCTCGGGATTCCGCTCGGCTGGTTGCTCAGTCGCAGAGCGATACAGGAAGTTCCGGCATTCCTGGTGCAGTCCGTTTCCGCGCAACTGGTCTTCTCGGTGCCGCTACTCACCTATCCGATCGTGGTTCTGGCCTGCGTGGCCACCTCGATGGCCGCGACTGTCGGCGCGGCCAGGCAGGTGCACCGCATCTCCCCACTCGAGGCCTTGCAGAGCGCCGAGTTGGCCGCCACCGAAACACTGCGCAGTCGTTGGACCGTGCTCGCGGCCGTGACCGGGGTGAGCTTGATGGCCACCGCTTTCGCGCTGGCGGTGCTGATCAGGGGACCGGTCGTGTTCCTGTCCGTGGCGGTATACACCGTCGGTGGCATCCTGCTCGGTGTCGCGGGCATGTCCCGGATCTCGACCTGGTCCTCGGCGGTCGCGCGACGTTTCGGAGTTCCGGGAAGGCTGGCCGCGGCGGCGATCGAACGGACACCACGCCGGTCCTGGGCTACCGCGGTCACCGCCGGCATCGCGGTCGCCCTCGGCATCGGCGTGCACGGCGCGCTGGCCGATGTCATCGACTCCGGGTCCGATTCCTTTGTCGGCCTCCGTGCTACGGATGTCTTCGTCTCGAGTTCGCCAAGCAGCGCACTGCCCGCCGGCGCGACGCTGCCCGAGGATCTCCCCGATCGCGTCCGCGCGGTGCCCGGCGTCGGCACGGTCGGTGCCGGGCAGTGGGCCTACGTCACCATCGGCGAACAGCGGGTGGCGGTGGAAGGTCTCGGCGCGGACAACTCCGGGACCACCGGGGCACTGATGAATTCCGACATGCTCCACCAGGTTCGCGCGGGGACCGGCATCGCGGTCTCGCGTCAGATGGCCAGTCGAGAGAGGTGGGAGGTGGGGTCGCGGATCAGCATCGGCACACCCTCCGGCCCGCGATCGACCACGATCATCGGGATCATAGACATCCTGTCGATCGACTCCGGAACGATCGCCATGAGCATCGCGGACCTACGCGGCTGGTTCGATCGCCCCGGCGCCACCTACCTCTCGGTCGGTCTCGCCGCCGACGCCGACCGATCGCAGGTCATGAGGGCGATCGAGCAGCTGACGCCGGATTCGGTGTACGTGTATTCGGGCGAGGAATCCTACAACGCGGCCACCCACAACATTCGGCAGGCGGGCGTCCTCGCGAGCGGGTTGCAGTGGATGGTCGCGCTGGTAGCGACGGTCGCGCTCATGAACACGTTCACCTTGGCCGTCCTGCAACGCAGACGCGAACTCGGCGTGCTGCGCGCGATGGGCGCGACCCGACGTCTGGTGTCACGGTTCATCCTGGTCGAGGCATTCTCCGTCGGGGTGGTCGGCGGTGTCCTCGGCATGGTGCTCGGCATCATGGTGCAGTACCTCGCCACGCTGGTCAGTGTCGAAACGCTGGGTATCGCCGTGCGATTCACCGTCGCGCCCAGCGTTCTCGGTTTCGCGGCCGTCGGTGTGCTGATCTGCCTGCTCGGCTCCGTCGTGCCGGCCGCGCGGGCCGCACGCATGAATATCGTCGCCGCGATCTGGAGTGAGTGA
- a CDS encoding SAM-dependent methyltransferase, whose translation MVPSTAPPDSDGSRGSASILLDGFESLTGTRARFGLRLWDGSRAGRPDAPTALLGSPNALRRMILRPDDLGLARAFVTGELQVEGSVTEFLQAGALTADDADWAQGLWRDLPVRVRGVLSLTTWALRTGSAWRPLPHPAVELARWRLRSGAQAVRHHYDLGDDFYRLILGPSMVYSSAYWPDPDQPKDLEAAQAAKLDQICRKLRLGPGTTLLDIGCGWGSLLVHAAEQYGTKSVGVTLSCDEAEYTRRRVEYAGLGDRISIRLGNAVDVTDGQFDAIAGIAVSQHLNRKQQRRYAQMLHDLLKPGGRALSHDVCVSETGRKYRDSPFLRRYIFPELNLRSLGESVVSFERAGLEVVEVESLREHYAPTYDAWLGNLEANWDAAVRTVGIEKTRAWQLFLATGSAGCHLGWTGANHVMLTRPESAVTR comes from the coding sequence ATGGTTCCGAGCACAGCGCCCCCGGACAGCGATGGTTCGCGTGGATCGGCCTCGATCCTGCTGGACGGATTCGAAAGTCTCACCGGCACACGGGCCAGGTTCGGGTTGCGCCTGTGGGACGGCAGTCGGGCAGGCCGCCCGGATGCGCCCACGGCGCTACTCGGTTCACCGAACGCCCTGCGACGAATGATCCTGCGACCCGACGACCTCGGCCTCGCCCGCGCCTTCGTGACCGGTGAGCTGCAGGTGGAAGGGTCGGTGACGGAATTCCTGCAAGCCGGAGCGCTCACCGCCGACGACGCCGATTGGGCCCAGGGCCTCTGGCGGGATCTGCCGGTCCGCGTCCGCGGTGTGCTGTCGCTCACGACGTGGGCCCTGCGAACCGGATCGGCGTGGCGTCCGCTGCCACACCCGGCGGTGGAGCTGGCGCGCTGGCGGCTCCGCAGCGGCGCGCAGGCGGTGCGGCACCACTACGACCTCGGTGACGACTTCTACCGGCTGATCCTCGGCCCGTCCATGGTCTATTCGAGCGCGTACTGGCCCGATCCCGACCAGCCGAAGGATCTGGAGGCGGCACAGGCCGCCAAGCTCGACCAGATCTGTCGCAAGCTGCGATTGGGCCCCGGCACCACCCTGCTCGATATCGGCTGCGGGTGGGGCAGCCTGCTCGTCCACGCGGCCGAGCAGTACGGCACGAAGTCGGTGGGCGTGACCCTGTCCTGTGACGAGGCCGAGTACACCCGTCGCCGCGTCGAGTACGCAGGGCTGGGTGATCGCATCTCGATCCGGCTCGGCAATGCCGTCGACGTGACCGACGGACAATTCGATGCCATCGCCGGCATCGCGGTCAGCCAGCATCTGAACAGGAAGCAGCAGCGCCGCTACGCGCAGATGCTGCACGATCTGCTCAAACCCGGTGGCCGGGCGCTCAGCCACGACGTGTGCGTCTCCGAAACCGGTCGCAAGTACCGGGATTCGCCCTTCCTGCGCCGCTACATCTTTCCCGAGTTGAACCTGCGTTCACTCGGTGAATCCGTGGTGTCGTTCGAACGGGCGGGACTCGAGGTGGTCGAGGTGGAGAGCCTGCGCGAGCACTACGCCCCGACCTACGACGCGTGGCTGGGCAACCTCGAGGCCAACTGGGACGCGGCAGTGCGGACAGTCGGCATCGAGAAGACGCGCGCCTGGCAGCTGTTCCTCGCCACCGGCTCGGCCGGGTGCCACCTGGGGTGGACCGGAGCCAATCATGTGATGCTGACCCGACCCGAATCGGCGGTGACCCGATGA
- a CDS encoding SDR family oxidoreductase, whose translation MTAAVTGGTGFLGLRLVHLLLERDEQVIALGRRGQRPAADRIAEFLLHSGIAEDERTRLLRGLRVVDIDLEQPRMGLSEKVFRKLADSVDIIWHCGGSTSFRDDQQVFRINVGGAESVTALATAGERRPLLCHTSTVSVVGSQQRGVILEQEVHAEPAEFNSVYERSKFEAERIVCDWSRNTERPAVIFRPSGLIARSPQYPGCPMHPLQTAARAGKSLFEVFQMVMGETGEPVPIPLVTTESKTNLIPVDHAAFAMLEIVRRRPPEALSFYHIVNHVDVALTTITDAFSEYFGIPLYLAEQGMEVFSEQERTMMQDFGLFDDFGAYVNWATISRDYDVTGLTELDLLCPDLLVDKDFILASLD comes from the coding sequence ATGACCGCCGCGGTCACCGGCGGCACCGGGTTCCTGGGACTACGACTGGTCCATCTGCTGCTCGAGCGCGACGAGCAGGTGATCGCGCTGGGGCGCCGCGGACAGCGCCCGGCGGCCGACCGGATAGCGGAATTCCTGCTCCACTCCGGCATCGCCGAGGACGAACGCACGCGCTTGCTGCGCGGGTTGCGGGTGGTCGACATCGATCTGGAACAACCCAGAATGGGACTGTCGGAGAAGGTATTCCGGAAACTGGCCGACTCGGTCGACATCATCTGGCACTGCGGCGGTAGCACCTCCTTTCGCGACGACCAGCAGGTGTTTCGTATCAATGTCGGCGGTGCAGAGAGCGTGACGGCACTGGCCACCGCTGGCGAACGCCGACCTCTGTTGTGCCACACCAGCACCGTCTCCGTCGTCGGCTCCCAGCAGCGTGGCGTCATCCTGGAGCAGGAGGTGCACGCGGAACCGGCCGAATTCAACTCCGTCTACGAAAGATCCAAGTTCGAGGCCGAACGAATCGTCTGCGACTGGTCGAGGAACACCGAGCGGCCCGCGGTGATCTTCCGTCCCAGCGGGTTGATCGCGCGCTCGCCGCAGTACCCGGGCTGTCCGATGCATCCACTACAGACGGCAGCGAGGGCCGGAAAGTCGCTGTTCGAAGTATTCCAGATGGTGATGGGCGAAACCGGTGAGCCGGTGCCGATTCCCCTGGTGACCACGGAGAGCAAGACCAACCTGATTCCGGTGGACCACGCGGCCTTCGCGATGCTCGAGATCGTGCGTCGTCGGCCGCCGGAAGCGCTGTCGTTCTACCACATCGTCAACCACGTCGATGTCGCGCTGACCACGATCACCGACGCGTTCTCCGAGTACTTCGGAATCCCGTTGTATCTGGCCGAACAGGGTATGGAGGTCTTCTCCGAGCAGGAGCGCACGATGATGCAGGACTTCGGGCTGTTCGACGACTTCGGGGCCTACGTCAACTGGGCCACCATCAGCCGCGACTACGACGTCACGGGGCTCACCGAACTCGACCTGCTGTGCCCGGATCTGCTGGTGGACAAAGATTTCATCCTGGCAAGTCTGGACTGA
- a CDS encoding FAD-dependent monooxygenase, with protein MTNLDVAVLIVGGGGCGLSASIFLANLGVDHLLVERRSGTSQLPKAHYLSQRTMELYRQHGIAEPILRQGAPLDKFGKVCWQTSLGGDGPLDGRIIHELDAFGAGELEQIYRADSPSAATNLPQVRLEPLLRHEAEQRSPGRVRFDCELTEWISDADGITAQLRENSSGREYSVRTRYLIAADGGRTAAARARIHMDGLRQVHHVSTVHFSADLSPWQRDGALLTYFISPDNPAHTGSVLVQMGPTWGRFSEEWGMHFTADRDDAALKDPAAVADRIREILRLPNLNLTVHRTSNWAIDAVLAYRYRAGRVFLAGDAAHRMPPAAGLGLNTAIQDAHNLAWKLAAVESGWATEDLLDTYESERRPVGRRNLDWALGILTNSQVILDAALGLGPHVPRIARKMFFQNYFENSDRGATQRARAADILGTHRTDCQAHDLELGVAYAEGALCPDGTTAHPPSPMGDIYRPTTRPGHRLPHAWLHRDGVRHSTLDLAGTGAFGLITGGEGDGWERAARQVGTELGVPIATARITETAPGAWHDRGGDWASLSGIGASGAILVRPDQHVAWRSGGAVADPAGELAAALRAILRR; from the coding sequence ATGACGAACCTCGACGTGGCGGTGCTGATCGTCGGCGGCGGTGGCTGCGGTCTGTCGGCCTCGATCTTCCTGGCGAACCTCGGCGTGGACCATCTGCTGGTCGAACGCCGCTCGGGCACTTCACAGTTGCCGAAAGCCCACTATCTGAGCCAGCGCACGATGGAGCTGTACCGGCAGCACGGCATCGCCGAGCCGATCCTGCGACAGGGCGCACCACTCGACAAGTTCGGAAAAGTCTGCTGGCAGACCTCACTCGGCGGTGACGGCCCGCTGGACGGCCGGATCATTCACGAATTGGACGCTTTCGGCGCGGGCGAGCTGGAACAGATCTACCGCGCCGACAGCCCGAGCGCGGCGACGAATCTGCCGCAGGTACGCCTGGAGCCACTGCTGCGCCACGAAGCCGAACAGCGCTCGCCGGGGCGCGTGCGATTCGACTGCGAACTGACCGAATGGATCTCCGACGCCGACGGCATCACCGCTCAACTGCGCGAAAACAGCAGCGGCCGTGAATATTCGGTGCGGACACGGTATCTGATCGCGGCGGACGGTGGCCGTACCGCGGCGGCCCGGGCGCGCATCCACATGGACGGGCTACGCCAGGTTCACCATGTGTCGACCGTGCATTTCTCCGCCGACCTGTCGCCCTGGCAGCGCGACGGCGCGCTGCTCACCTACTTCATCAGCCCGGACAACCCCGCGCACACCGGTTCTGTTCTGGTGCAGATGGGCCCGACCTGGGGCAGGTTCTCCGAGGAATGGGGCATGCACTTCACAGCCGACCGCGACGACGCCGCGCTGAAGGATCCTGCTGCCGTCGCCGACCGGATTCGTGAGATTCTGAGGTTGCCGAACCTGAACCTCACCGTGCACCGCACGAGCAACTGGGCGATCGACGCGGTGCTGGCCTACCGCTACCGGGCGGGCCGGGTATTCCTGGCCGGTGACGCCGCCCACCGCATGCCACCGGCGGCCGGACTCGGGCTCAATACCGCGATCCAGGACGCGCACAACCTCGCCTGGAAGCTCGCCGCGGTGGAATCGGGCTGGGCCACCGAAGATCTGCTCGATACCTACGAGTCCGAGCGCAGGCCGGTGGGACGGCGGAATCTGGACTGGGCGCTCGGCATCCTCACCAACTCGCAGGTCATCCTGGACGCGGCGCTCGGGTTGGGGCCGCATGTCCCGCGCATCGCGCGGAAGATGTTCTTCCAGAACTATTTCGAGAACAGCGACCGCGGCGCGACCCAGCGGGCCCGCGCGGCGGACATACTCGGGACGCACCGGACCGATTGTCAGGCACACGATCTCGAGCTCGGCGTTGCCTACGCCGAGGGCGCGCTGTGCCCGGACGGGACCACGGCGCACCCACCCTCCCCGATGGGCGACATCTACCGGCCGACCACCCGTCCCGGCCATCGACTGCCGCATGCGTGGCTGCATCGGGACGGGGTGCGGCACTCCACCCTGGATCTGGCGGGCACGGGTGCGTTCGGCCTGATCACGGGCGGCGAGGGTGACGGGTGGGAGCGGGCCGCCCGGCAGGTCGGCACCGAGCTCGGCGTGCCGATAGCGACGGCTCGAATCACCGAGACCGCGCCCGGAGCCTGGCATGACCGAGGCGGAGACTGGGCCTCGCTCAGCGGGATCGGTGCCTCGGGCGCGATCCTGGTGCGCCCGGACCAGCACGTCGCGTGGCGGTCGGGCGGTGCCGTCGCCGACCCCGCGGGGGAGCTCGCGGCTGCCCTGCGCGCGATCCTGCGCCGCTGA
- a CDS encoding SDR family NAD(P)-dependent oxidoreductase — MFAPAGDAGSLGIGAVGHPLLAAVLALPDGDRTVFTSRLSLRTHPWLADHAVLGTVLVPGAALVELALYAGERLGCAKVEELTMMAPLMLPEQGGVQVQVVVTEPRESGDRGISVHSRLDTDADALDETRPWTTNAEGAVTPVDIGQATAAQGLSVWPPVGATPIDLTGSYERLAELGYQYGPLFRGLNAVWRRGDDVFAEVALPQERDAEVAQFGLHPALLDAAIQACGGLEAFLPTGDSGTLRLPFAWEGVTLHAVGATALRVRLGMAGPDRVTVTLADAAGMTVATVDSLVLLEVSADKLRGEQDAARPQDSLFGIEWMPVSARTLKVPARSGAWVVLGSGAEDSVRGLLESADGVQIPAYPDVAALVAALGDGPAPDAIILPVGGREAGGELPREIRDELAWVLGQAQAVLAEGALSATTLVVTTRSVVAVETSEDIADLAAATVWGMLRSAQTENPGRIIQLDVGTEPCTVETVATALACDEPEAVLRRGVLYGRRLARVETPPTAIDITEQQWQLSITERGTLDNVEILPLAPELVTTPLADGQIRVAMRAAGVNFRDVLICLGMYPDESAALGGEGAGIVVEVASDVTDFAPGDRVMGMFAAMASTVVTDRRLVTPIPRGWSFAQAAAVPAVYLTAYYALHDLAGLRAGEKLLIHAATGGVGTAAVQLARHFGAEIYATASMPKWDTLRDNGFDDTHIGNSRTVEFEPKFLAQTDGAGVDVVLDCLANEFVDASLRLLPHGGRFVEMGLVDVREPDVVAAAHPGVDYRSFVLLDAGLDRLQEILAELSTLFASGVLTPPPITSWDVRRAREGLRYLSQARHIGKVIMTWPAPRDPAGTALITGGTGTIGGLLAKHLVTEHGVRHLLLTSRSGSCAPGATELVRELSDLGAQVTVAACDTADGEAVRSLLAAIPAEHPLGTVVHAAGTLDDALFTTMNVEQLESVLPAKVDGAWNLHQHTSHLDLTDFIVFSSAAGALGAPAQANYAAANTFLDSLAQHRQHRGLPAASMAWGLWEQATGLTGTLNAADLSRINRGGFQAMPTPLALSVYDAARLLGRPHTLTTAIDIGALRTASGLAELPPLLRGLLTTRRRVDTRGFDAGALAKKLVGLSEKDQYTVVLDLIKSHIAAVLGHSGPDVVDADQKFLDMGFDSLSAVELRNRLKATAGGAKMSTTVIFDYPTPASLAEFIRGQITPKDDELTEPILTEIDLLLGRLAEVHPNRTVPSTAVDRILAGVRGLHAAPKDSEPLTLSATDLDTADDDAIIALLDGNDQ, encoded by the coding sequence ATGTTCGCACCCGCCGGCGACGCGGGCAGTCTCGGCATCGGCGCGGTGGGTCATCCGTTGCTGGCCGCGGTCCTGGCGCTGCCCGACGGCGACCGCACCGTGTTCACCTCACGCCTGTCGCTGAGAACGCACCCCTGGCTCGCCGACCACGCGGTGCTCGGCACCGTACTCGTGCCGGGCGCGGCGCTGGTGGAGCTGGCTCTGTACGCGGGTGAGCGGCTCGGCTGCGCCAAGGTCGAGGAACTCACCATGATGGCTCCGTTGATGTTGCCCGAACAGGGCGGTGTGCAGGTACAGGTCGTGGTCACCGAACCGCGCGAGTCCGGTGACCGGGGCATCTCCGTTCATTCCAGGCTCGACACCGACGCCGACGCGCTGGACGAGACCCGTCCGTGGACGACCAACGCCGAAGGCGCGGTCACTCCGGTCGACATCGGCCAAGCCACTGCGGCACAAGGCCTTTCGGTGTGGCCGCCGGTCGGGGCCACACCGATCGACCTGACCGGCTCCTACGAGCGCCTCGCTGAGCTCGGCTACCAGTACGGTCCGCTGTTCCGCGGTCTCAACGCGGTCTGGCGGCGCGGCGACGACGTGTTCGCCGAAGTGGCGCTGCCCCAGGAGCGCGACGCGGAAGTCGCGCAGTTCGGCTTGCATCCGGCCTTGCTGGACGCAGCCATCCAGGCGTGCGGCGGGCTGGAGGCCTTCCTTCCCACCGGCGACTCCGGCACATTGCGTCTGCCGTTCGCATGGGAGGGCGTGACCTTGCACGCCGTCGGCGCGACGGCGCTGCGGGTGCGCCTCGGGATGGCCGGGCCGGATCGAGTGACCGTCACTCTCGCCGACGCCGCCGGGATGACCGTCGCCACAGTCGATTCGCTGGTCCTGCTCGAGGTCTCCGCGGACAAACTGCGTGGCGAGCAGGACGCCGCGCGCCCGCAGGATTCGCTGTTCGGCATCGAATGGATGCCGGTGTCGGCGCGCACCCTGAAAGTTCCGGCCCGCTCGGGTGCGTGGGTGGTACTCGGCAGTGGCGCCGAGGATTCGGTGCGCGGCCTCCTCGAATCCGCCGACGGCGTGCAGATTCCGGCGTACCCGGATGTCGCCGCGCTGGTGGCGGCCCTCGGCGACGGGCCGGCGCCGGACGCGATCATTCTGCCGGTCGGCGGGCGAGAGGCCGGTGGCGAACTGCCGCGCGAGATCCGCGACGAACTCGCCTGGGTGCTCGGGCAAGCGCAAGCCGTGCTCGCCGAGGGTGCGTTGAGCGCGACGACATTGGTCGTCACTACGCGCTCGGTGGTGGCGGTCGAGACCAGCGAGGACATCGCCGACCTGGCGGCGGCCACCGTATGGGGCATGCTGCGCAGCGCGCAGACCGAGAACCCCGGGCGGATCATCCAACTCGACGTCGGGACCGAGCCGTGCACGGTGGAAACCGTCGCCACGGCTCTGGCCTGCGACGAACCCGAGGCGGTCCTGCGGCGCGGCGTCCTGTACGGGCGACGCCTGGCCCGGGTGGAGACACCGCCGACGGCCATCGACATCACCGAACAGCAGTGGCAACTCAGCATCACCGAGCGGGGCACCCTCGACAATGTCGAGATCCTCCCACTGGCCCCAGAACTCGTGACGACGCCGCTGGCCGACGGACAGATCAGGGTGGCGATGCGCGCGGCCGGCGTGAACTTCCGGGATGTGCTCATCTGCCTCGGCATGTACCCCGACGAGAGCGCCGCGCTGGGCGGCGAGGGCGCGGGCATCGTCGTCGAAGTCGCTTCGGACGTCACCGATTTCGCACCCGGTGACCGGGTGATGGGCATGTTCGCCGCCATGGCGAGCACCGTCGTCACCGATCGACGGCTGGTGACGCCGATTCCACGGGGATGGAGTTTCGCGCAGGCCGCCGCGGTGCCCGCGGTGTATCTCACCGCGTACTACGCCCTGCACGACCTGGCCGGACTGCGCGCCGGGGAGAAGTTGCTCATCCACGCGGCCACCGGCGGCGTCGGCACGGCCGCGGTACAGCTGGCGCGCCACTTCGGCGCCGAGATCTACGCCACCGCCAGCATGCCCAAGTGGGATACCTTGCGCGACAACGGATTCGATGACACGCACATCGGAAACTCGCGCACCGTGGAGTTCGAGCCGAAGTTCCTGGCCCAGACCGACGGCGCGGGCGTGGACGTCGTCCTCGACTGTCTGGCGAATGAGTTCGTCGACGCGTCCTTGCGACTGCTGCCACACGGTGGGCGCTTCGTCGAAATGGGCCTGGTCGATGTCCGTGAGCCCGACGTCGTCGCGGCCGCGCATCCGGGTGTCGACTACCGATCCTTCGTCCTGCTCGATGCCGGACTGGATCGGCTCCAGGAGATCCTCGCCGAACTCTCGACTCTGTTCGCCTCCGGCGTGCTCACCCCGCCGCCCATCACCTCCTGGGACGTCCGACGCGCCCGCGAGGGGCTGCGTTATCTGAGCCAGGCGCGCCACATCGGCAAGGTGATCATGACCTGGCCCGCGCCGCGCGACCCGGCGGGCACCGCCCTGATCACCGGTGGAACCGGCACCATCGGCGGTCTGCTCGCCAAGCATCTGGTGACCGAACACGGCGTCCGCCATCTGCTGCTGACCAGTCGCAGTGGATCCTGCGCGCCCGGCGCCACCGAACTGGTGCGGGAACTGAGCGACCTCGGCGCGCAGGTCACGGTCGCGGCCTGCGACACCGCCGACGGCGAGGCTGTGCGGAGCCTGCTCGCGGCGATCCCGGCCGAGCATCCGCTCGGCACCGTCGTGCACGCCGCAGGCACACTCGACGACGCGTTGTTCACCACGATGAACGTCGAACAGCTGGAGTCGGTGCTGCCCGCCAAGGTGGACGGCGCTTGGAACCTGCACCAGCACACCAGCCATCTGGATCTGACCGACTTCATCGTGTTCTCCTCCGCCGCAGGCGCGTTGGGCGCACCGGCTCAGGCGAACTACGCGGCAGCGAACACCTTCCTCGACTCGCTCGCCCAGCACCGCCAGCACCGGGGTCTGCCCGCGGCATCGATGGCATGGGGACTGTGGGAGCAAGCCACCGGCCTGACCGGAACCCTCAACGCCGCGGACCTTTCCCGCATCAACCGCGGCGGTTTCCAAGCCATGCCCACCCCGCTCGCCCTGTCGGTGTACGACGCGGCACGGCTGCTCGGCAGGCCACACACCCTCACCACCGCAATAGATATCGGGGCCCTGCGCACCGCGTCGGGCCTGGCGGAACTGCCACCGCTGCTGCGCGGGCTGCTGACCACCCGCAGGCGGGTCGACACCCGCGGCTTCGACGCGGGCGCGCTGGCCAAGAAGCTGGTCGGACTGTCCGAAAAGGATCAGTACACCGTGGTACTTGACCTGATCAAGAGTCATATCGCCGCCGTGCTCGGGCACAGTGGCCCGGACGTGGTCGACGCGGATCAGAAGTTCCTGGACATGGGTTTCGACTCGCTCAGCGCGGTCGAACTGCGCAACAGGCTCAAGGCGACGGCAGGCGGAGCGAAGATGTCGACCACGGTCATCTTCGACTATCCGACGCCTGCCTCGTTGGCGGAATTCATCCGCGGGCAGATCACTCCCAAGGACGACGAACTCACCGAGCCCATCCTGACCGAGATCGACCTACTGCTCGGCCGTTTGGCCGAAGTGCATCCGAACCGGACCGTCCCCTCGACAGCAGTGGACCGAATCCTGGCCGGAGTACGCGGATTGCACGCGGCACCCAAGGATTCGGAGCCGCTGACGCTCAGCGCCACCGACCTGGACACCGCCGACGACGACGCGATCATCGCGCTGCTCGACGGCAACGACCAGTAA